From the genome of Lawsonella clevelandensis, one region includes:
- a CDS encoding LCP family protein yields the protein MDATPKGRSSRRSRRGKKNASENTYAAPQQPEYWDAAAGRWVNHAPKPKNSRPSGPAQRRARRINPTKAADAQPYQGPRPDADWRPSTADDSIGAAYRSNFNVTPSTPTGDPYPPGSPYVAGGYPPYGPVPPYDTDDNAEAGRPGILTTLRKIGKTVKWILIALIILALGSGTAGAITFSTNVTRIDALSEHMIGRTSGINWLLVGSDSRAGLSTSKQKKLDTGGDLGSQRTDTIMLMHIPYGGGQRILVSIPRDSYVNIPGYGMGKINSSFALGGPQLLVKTIEQAAGVHINHYMEIGLGGFADMTDAIEGVKICPKYPINDPYAGLYIKAGCQVADGKVALGYVRSRQTPRGDLDRVTHQREFLESFVKKAAGPATILNPFDFYPLMKAAGSSLTIDKKTYVINLAWLLFNLFRDHIMTTIPIGDMVTNEAGAVVLWNDDTTQFWGHIAQGTDIPDFLLSN from the coding sequence ATGGATGCCACTCCCAAGGGTCGGTCTTCCCGCCGATCTCGCCGGGGTAAGAAAAACGCCTCGGAGAACACGTACGCAGCGCCGCAGCAACCCGAATACTGGGACGCCGCTGCTGGACGGTGGGTGAACCACGCCCCGAAGCCCAAAAACAGTCGCCCCAGCGGCCCTGCCCAACGCCGCGCCCGGCGCATTAACCCCACCAAAGCTGCCGACGCCCAGCCCTACCAAGGCCCGCGCCCAGACGCCGACTGGCGACCCTCCACCGCGGACGACTCCATCGGCGCCGCCTACCGCAGCAACTTCAACGTCACCCCCAGCACCCCTACCGGCGACCCCTACCCACCCGGCAGCCCCTACGTCGCTGGCGGCTACCCACCCTACGGACCCGTCCCCCCCTACGACACTGACGACAATGCCGAAGCAGGGCGGCCCGGCATCCTCACCACTCTCCGAAAAATCGGCAAGACCGTCAAGTGGATCCTCATCGCCCTCATCATCCTCGCCCTCGGCAGCGGAACCGCCGGAGCCATCACGTTCAGCACTAACGTCACCCGCATCGACGCACTCAGCGAACACATGATCGGCCGCACCAGCGGCATCAACTGGCTACTCGTCGGCTCCGACTCCCGTGCCGGCCTGTCCACCAGCAAACAGAAGAAGCTCGACACTGGCGGCGACCTGGGCTCGCAACGCACCGACACCATCATGCTCATGCACATCCCCTACGGTGGTGGGCAGCGCATACTGGTGTCTATCCCGCGCGACTCCTACGTCAACATCCCCGGCTACGGCATGGGTAAGATCAACTCCTCCTTCGCCCTCGGCGGGCCGCAACTGCTGGTGAAAACCATCGAGCAGGCTGCTGGCGTACACATAAACCACTACATGGAGATCGGCCTCGGCGGCTTTGCCGACATGACCGACGCCATTGAAGGTGTGAAAATCTGCCCCAAGTACCCCATCAACGACCCCTACGCCGGCCTCTACATTAAAGCCGGCTGCCAGGTAGCCGATGGCAAGGTGGCCCTGGGCTACGTCCGTTCCCGCCAAACCCCGCGCGGCGACCTGGACCGCGTCACCCACCAACGGGAATTCCTGGAGAGCTTCGTCAAGAAGGCCGCCGGCCCTGCCACCATACTCAACCCCTTCGACTTCTACCCCCTGATGAAGGCGGCCGGTAGCTCCCTCACTATCGACAAAAAGACCTACGTCATCAACCTGGCATGGCTACTCTTCAACCTGTTCCGCGACCACATCATGACCACCATCCCCATCGGTGACATGGTGACGAACGAGGCAGGCGCCGTGGTGCTATGGAACGACGACACCACCCAATTCTGGGGACACATCGCCCAGGGCACCGATATTCCCGACTTTCTCTTGAGCAATTAG
- the pheA gene encoding prephenate dehydratase: MTSISFLGPVGTFSEAALRQIIADKPLPVLQEVEQAIPAATPQEALQMVRDGAADFALVPTENFVDGPVTTTLDSLARGDRLQIFAETEVPVVFSLLVREGTELHDIHTVGSHPVALAQVRQWSEHYLPGVGTVITNSTAAAAEDVVRGRLDAAVAPARAGEILGLVSLAAGIADVQGAYTRFILVGKPAAPTPRTGADRTSVVFRLPNKPGTLVNAMNEFGLRGVDLSRIESRPTREKFGTYNFYIDCVGHIDDAAVAETLQALYRRAEWVRYLGSWPAYRDGGSMPPDFQPSLEWVEQLRRGDNA; this comes from the coding sequence GTGACCAGCATTTCATTCCTCGGCCCTGTCGGCACGTTCAGCGAGGCAGCGCTGCGACAAATTATTGCCGATAAGCCACTACCCGTCCTGCAGGAGGTCGAGCAGGCAATCCCGGCAGCTACTCCGCAGGAAGCACTACAGATGGTGCGGGATGGTGCCGCCGACTTTGCCCTGGTACCCACCGAAAACTTTGTTGATGGGCCCGTCACCACCACTCTGGATAGTCTAGCCCGTGGAGACCGCCTCCAGATTTTTGCAGAAACCGAAGTGCCCGTGGTGTTTTCCCTTCTGGTAAGGGAGGGTACGGAGCTTCACGACATTCACACCGTCGGATCCCACCCGGTGGCCCTCGCACAAGTACGCCAGTGGTCGGAACACTACCTACCAGGTGTGGGCACTGTCATCACCAACTCCACGGCCGCCGCCGCCGAAGATGTCGTACGGGGACGCCTTGACGCCGCCGTCGCCCCCGCCCGTGCCGGGGAAATCCTGGGTCTGGTCAGTCTGGCTGCCGGCATCGCCGATGTGCAGGGCGCCTACACCCGGTTCATTCTGGTGGGGAAGCCGGCCGCCCCCACCCCGCGTACCGGCGCAGACCGCACTTCCGTGGTGTTCCGCCTTCCCAACAAGCCAGGCACACTGGTCAATGCCATGAACGAGTTTGGTTTACGCGGTGTGGATCTGTCCCGCATCGAGTCCCGCCCTACCCGCGAAAAGTTTGGCACCTATAACTTCTACATTGATTGCGTCGGCCACATCGATGATGCTGCCGTGGCGGAAACCCTGCAGGCCCTCTACCGGCGCGCCGAATGGGTCCGCTACCTGGGTTCCTGGCCCGCCTACCGGGATGGTGGCTCGATGCCCCCAGACTTCCAGCCCTCTCTGGAGTGGGTAGAGCAGTTGCGCCGCGGCGACAACGCCTAA
- a CDS encoding septum formation family protein has translation MARSHKNGARADKHKNRQRTRSPRKLLSAAETAGMFADQQGDGTAAPARWSRRRWLITVAAVVVGAILVALLINLTVDKTTRHPNKLSVAGAVQAGPEFAHASMGSCLNWNDKNPGDQISSLEEVPCEDNHRFEVAGIIDLTMYPSQRFGENADPLSAEQVESLRLGVCRPLVDSYLPQGLDPAGRFRVGLLHPDVGAWKNGDRTLVCGIEATNTASPEFSGKVGKQDQSVSWANGACVYVNPERRYDVQEVDCRNPHMMEIVGTVDLAATFGDRLPSKKAQNAYSEKQCVALATSYMGGPNQLRNTTLTVLWSRVSLAGWNAGSRKVTCSLAKSGKNGFATLEGSAKGAFTIDGNKPRKPSKLPPRGNQQLPDMSNDPLLENSVPGL, from the coding sequence ATGGCACGCTCACACAAGAACGGCGCCCGCGCCGATAAGCACAAGAACCGGCAGCGCACCCGCAGCCCCAGGAAGCTGCTGTCCGCTGCCGAAACCGCTGGCATGTTCGCAGACCAGCAGGGTGACGGCACTGCCGCCCCCGCCCGCTGGAGCCGCCGCCGCTGGCTCATCACCGTAGCCGCCGTGGTAGTGGGCGCCATCCTCGTCGCCCTCCTCATCAACCTCACCGTGGACAAAACCACCAGACACCCCAACAAACTGTCTGTGGCGGGGGCTGTACAGGCGGGCCCAGAATTCGCACATGCCAGCATGGGCTCCTGCCTCAACTGGAACGACAAAAACCCCGGTGACCAGATCAGCTCCCTGGAAGAAGTCCCCTGCGAGGACAACCACCGCTTTGAGGTGGCGGGCATCATCGACCTCACCATGTACCCCTCCCAGCGGTTCGGGGAAAACGCCGACCCGCTCAGCGCCGAACAGGTGGAAAGCCTCCGCCTTGGGGTGTGCCGCCCCCTCGTCGACTCCTACCTGCCGCAAGGCCTCGACCCCGCCGGGCGGTTCCGCGTCGGCCTGCTCCACCCCGACGTGGGCGCCTGGAAAAACGGCGACCGCACCCTGGTGTGTGGCATCGAGGCCACCAACACGGCCAGCCCCGAGTTCTCCGGCAAAGTGGGTAAACAGGACCAGTCTGTCAGCTGGGCTAACGGCGCGTGCGTCTATGTGAACCCGGAGCGCCGCTACGACGTCCAGGAGGTGGACTGCCGCAACCCGCACATGATGGAGATTGTGGGCACCGTGGATCTCGCCGCCACGTTCGGCGACCGCCTGCCCAGCAAGAAGGCCCAAAACGCGTATTCGGAGAAACAGTGCGTAGCGCTGGCGACCAGCTACATGGGTGGCCCCAACCAGCTACGCAATACGACGTTGACGGTGTTGTGGTCCCGTGTATCCCTCGCTGGCTGGAATGCTGGGTCTCGCAAGGTGACGTGTTCCCTGGCGAAGTCGGGGAAGAATGGGTTCGCTACCCTGGAAGGTTCCGCGAAGGGCGCCTTCACTATTGATGGGAATAAACCACGGAAGCCCAGCAAGCTGCCACCGCGTGGTAACCAGCAGCTGCCCGATATGAGCAATGACCCGTTGCTCGAGAACTCTGTCCCCGGTCTCTAA
- a CDS encoding pyruvate kinase, producing the protein MSACLNDIRSALDALVTEIDEAVAQRQDDITAVHDSYRSGAENLVAYLALRSTDRRDLQRELTALGAPSLQFPELDVRAKITAARSLVSALIGDESQDAILERMAAVEEALNAAEKRLSVNSDDMMGVPCGPRSTRIMVSVPRKAADDPEVMENLLGAGAEIARINLVYDNAQMWEQMAVNIRETALHLHRTIPIAVDLPGPKILTGPVADGPRVGSSTVVRYDDGEMRYPSRLWVVPEYLEGNLPEPPELEGTRPLRMMVENDWFDHLELGMKVRTADNRGVQRTFLVMMKHYDGALLQGDRSTWIRNHAMLEANFERTRVRGIPPLRRGVHLERGDELLLTADLTPVDPPRKGEVAQIGCTEPSIFEALKVGDPVLFNDGALYSTVQELGQGEALLRITQAKDGGQTIYENCGINLPDTQLNLPAVTEEDEQVLLATADFASIVEVSFVRTVQDVQDALAMVCRVEEHSGRALGIVLKLETLEAMQNLPEILLELMKHERVGVMVARGDMAAELGIMQMVEAPRYVVNLCEAAQIPVIIGSDILDTLTNWGQPTRAEVTDAAWAQRAECVMLDQGKHMVETVQALSGLLSTMDEVQRKNQSLLSPLRDWKS; encoded by the coding sequence ATGTCAGCTTGTTTGAACGATATTCGCTCCGCCCTCGACGCCCTTGTCACCGAAATTGACGAGGCTGTTGCGCAACGCCAGGACGATATCACCGCTGTCCACGACAGTTACCGCAGCGGAGCCGAAAACCTAGTGGCCTACCTGGCACTCCGCTCCACCGACCGACGCGACCTCCAACGTGAGCTCACCGCCCTGGGCGCCCCCTCCCTACAGTTCCCTGAACTGGATGTGCGCGCCAAGATCACGGCCGCCCGTAGCCTCGTCTCCGCCCTTATTGGTGACGAGTCCCAGGACGCCATCTTGGAGCGGATGGCAGCAGTGGAAGAAGCACTGAACGCGGCAGAAAAGCGGTTGTCCGTCAACTCCGACGACATGATGGGGGTACCCTGTGGGCCCCGGTCCACCCGCATCATGGTGTCCGTCCCCCGTAAGGCCGCCGACGATCCTGAGGTGATGGAGAACCTGCTGGGGGCGGGCGCTGAAATAGCCCGCATTAACCTCGTGTACGACAACGCGCAAATGTGGGAGCAGATGGCGGTCAATATCCGCGAGACCGCCCTGCATCTGCACCGCACCATCCCTATTGCAGTGGATCTACCGGGCCCCAAGATTCTGACCGGACCGGTGGCGGATGGTCCCCGCGTAGGCTCCTCCACAGTAGTGCGCTATGACGACGGCGAAATGCGCTATCCGTCCCGCCTCTGGGTGGTGCCCGAATACCTGGAGGGGAACCTGCCGGAGCCGCCGGAGCTGGAGGGTACGCGCCCACTACGCATGATGGTGGAAAACGACTGGTTCGATCACCTTGAACTGGGTATGAAAGTTCGCACCGCCGACAACCGCGGAGTGCAGCGTACCTTCCTGGTGATGATGAAGCATTATGACGGTGCCCTGCTACAGGGTGACCGCTCCACCTGGATCCGTAACCACGCCATGCTGGAGGCCAATTTCGAGCGTACCCGCGTGCGCGGTATTCCCCCGCTGCGCCGTGGCGTGCACCTAGAACGGGGCGACGAGCTGTTACTGACCGCCGATCTCACCCCGGTCGATCCGCCACGCAAGGGGGAAGTAGCCCAAATTGGGTGCACCGAACCCAGCATCTTCGAGGCACTCAAAGTGGGGGACCCGGTGCTGTTCAATGACGGCGCGCTCTACTCGACGGTGCAGGAGCTGGGGCAGGGGGAGGCGCTGCTGCGCATCACCCAGGCGAAGGATGGCGGCCAAACCATCTACGAGAACTGCGGTATTAACCTTCCTGACACGCAATTGAACTTGCCGGCGGTGACGGAAGAGGATGAACAGGTGCTGCTGGCCACGGCCGACTTTGCCTCTATTGTGGAGGTCAGTTTTGTGCGCACCGTGCAGGATGTGCAGGATGCGCTGGCGATGGTGTGCCGGGTGGAGGAGCATTCAGGCCGCGCGCTGGGCATCGTGCTGAAGCTGGAAACTCTAGAGGCTATGCAGAATCTTCCGGAGATTCTGCTGGAGCTTATGAAGCATGAGCGGGTGGGAGTGATGGTTGCCCGCGGAGATATGGCTGCGGAGTTGGGCATTATGCAGATGGTGGAGGCACCCCGCTATGTGGTGAACCTTTGTGAGGCCGCGCAAATCCCCGTCATTATTGGTTCCGACATTCTGGATACGTTGACGAACTGGGGCCAGCCGACCCGCGCCGAAGTAACAGACGCCGCGTGGGCACAGCGGGCAGAGTGCGTCATGCTGGACCAGGGTAAGCACATGGTGGAGACGGTGCAGGCACTGAGTGGCCTACTCTCCACCATGGATGAGGTGCAGCGGAAGAACCAGTCCCTGCTCTCCCCGCTACGCGACTGGAAGAGCTAG
- a CDS encoding alpha/beta hydrolase family protein — MSEQPKVTRRHVLLGGVAVAAMALAPSVFDDTPTAHAMPSSRRKYHYSINPASNAHRYGWLETPSSTSSAVPVAILIHGGAWESEGGPASMRFLSEFLCQYGVACWNIEYRALGSGGGWPTTYADVCDAIDHLIALKLSVAPKLDLDRVYIVGHSAGAQLGALAMGQSPRKIDAMGLLMNTPLLRLTTESLQLADLRGDISLKGGNKDTVQHELVGTGNSAGRATVAPEGPRIPIRGFVSLNGVLDVVDSAKRSKFSNIRMFLGGTPAEVPGNYAAANPIRHIPANKKMLLVQGTRDYVIPQGQVTRYGAAASRYGNAVTYLTLQGAKHNDVLLPWRNPEAYQAVTKALAHFMGAKSTPKKSRRLFD; from the coding sequence GTGAGTGAGCAGCCTAAGGTTACTCGCCGACATGTTCTTTTGGGCGGCGTTGCCGTAGCAGCAATGGCATTAGCCCCCAGTGTTTTTGACGATACTCCCACCGCTCACGCTATGCCGTCGAGCCGTCGCAAGTACCACTACTCTATTAATCCTGCCTCGAATGCCCACCGCTATGGTTGGTTAGAGACTCCCAGCTCGACCAGCTCTGCGGTGCCGGTGGCTATTCTTATCCATGGCGGCGCCTGGGAGTCGGAGGGTGGCCCCGCTTCAATGCGGTTCCTTTCTGAGTTCCTCTGCCAGTACGGTGTTGCCTGTTGGAATATTGAGTATCGGGCGTTAGGGTCGGGCGGCGGCTGGCCCACCACCTACGCGGATGTGTGCGATGCTATCGACCATCTGATTGCGTTAAAGCTTTCTGTCGCCCCCAAGCTGGACCTTGATCGGGTCTATATTGTGGGTCATTCGGCTGGTGCACAGTTGGGTGCGCTGGCAATGGGCCAATCCCCCCGCAAGATTGATGCGATGGGTCTCCTCATGAACACCCCGCTGCTGCGCCTCACCACAGAGTCGCTACAGTTGGCCGATCTGCGCGGTGATATTTCTCTCAAGGGAGGCAACAAGGACACCGTCCAGCACGAGCTGGTGGGGACTGGTAATTCTGCCGGCCGTGCTACCGTCGCCCCGGAGGGCCCCCGTATCCCTATTCGAGGTTTTGTGTCCCTGAATGGCGTGCTGGATGTGGTGGATTCGGCGAAGCGTTCCAAGTTCTCCAACATTCGGATGTTCCTGGGAGGCACTCCGGCGGAGGTTCCCGGCAATTATGCGGCCGCGAACCCCATTCGCCATATACCGGCCAATAAGAAGATGCTGCTGGTGCAGGGGACGCGCGACTACGTCATCCCGCAGGGGCAGGTGACGCGCTACGGGGCGGCCGCCAGCCGCTATGGGAATGCCGTCACCTACCTGACGTTGCAGGGGGCGAAGCACAATGATGTGCTGCTGCCGTGGCGCAACCCAGAAGCATACCAGGCGGTGACGAAAGCCCTCGCCCACTTCATGGGGGCAAAGAGCACCCCGAAGAAGTCGCGGCGCCTATTCGACTAG
- a CDS encoding histidine phosphatase family protein, producing MIPHLVLLRHGQTEANVQGILDTDLPGTSLTPAGMQQALEWGRATDPRSLAVVATSEALRARQTGRLVLQGMHEANPNLSDEEFPELRIVPGIFETQVGDWENATIKDNPNIMKQWLRTYYSWLQGDVDTATPGPLGESARQIFARYAPTALGLYREFALPQLHRAGAGIGAGRETGAKTEIKAGFTAEATATVENADAVEDANAPSWSPKNVLLVSHGAVIRIFTTMLVPDVDKRYAYWNFLTNTQTVELVPARRTTDMPTSGDDDGAAPSWDDMLRWEWQVLSWGDDEPPFVCTVPEEYDDPDYHDPLQSAALGKANNTPGVNPTFDNAR from the coding sequence ATGATCCCCCACCTAGTGTTGCTCCGCCACGGCCAAACCGAAGCGAATGTCCAGGGCATCCTCGACACCGACCTCCCCGGCACCTCCCTGACCCCCGCGGGTATGCAGCAGGCACTAGAGTGGGGGCGCGCCACCGACCCCCGCAGTCTGGCAGTGGTGGCCACCTCGGAGGCGCTGCGGGCTCGCCAAACCGGCCGGCTGGTTCTCCAGGGCATGCATGAGGCCAACCCGAACCTGTCGGATGAAGAGTTTCCGGAGCTGCGGATTGTGCCCGGCATCTTCGAGACGCAGGTGGGGGACTGGGAGAACGCCACCATCAAGGACAACCCGAACATTATGAAGCAGTGGCTGCGCACCTACTACAGCTGGCTGCAGGGGGACGTGGACACTGCCACGCCGGGCCCGTTGGGGGAGTCCGCCCGCCAGATTTTCGCCCGCTACGCCCCGACAGCGTTGGGTCTCTACCGTGAGTTTGCGCTCCCGCAGCTCCATCGGGCCGGGGCTGGGATTGGGGCAGGCCGCGAAACCGGAGCAAAAACTGAGATCAAAGCTGGTTTCACAGCCGAGGCCACAGCAACAGTGGAGAACGCTGACGCAGTGGAAGACGCTAATGCCCCCAGTTGGAGCCCGAAAAATGTGCTGCTAGTGAGCCATGGTGCCGTCATCCGCATCTTTACTACCATGCTGGTACCAGACGTGGACAAGCGCTACGCCTACTGGAACTTCCTCACCAACACACAAACGGTCGAGTTGGTCCCAGCGCGCCGCACCACGGATATGCCTACTAGTGGAGACGATGATGGTGCCGCCCCATCCTGGGACGACATGCTGCGGTGGGAGTGGCAGGTGCTGAGCTGGGGCGACGACGAGCCACCCTTTGTGTGCACCGTGCCGGAGGAATACGACGACCCCGACTACCACGATCCGCTCCAGTCCGCGGCCTTGGGGAAAGCGAACAACACGCCGGGCGTCAACCCTACCTTCGATAACGCCCGCTAG
- the serS gene encoding serine--tRNA ligase translates to MIDLKFLRENPDAVRTSQRTRGENPALVDDLLVADESRRAAIQSADALRNEQKTFGKKIGASSQEDRPALLAEAKGLAAKVKEAEVAQREAEAKVEELQRLLPNMVEDGAPAGGEDDFVVLEEVGTVPEFSFPVRDHLELAEMCDILDMQRGVKVSGSRFYFLKGAGALLEMALTQLAVKKAVEHGFTMMIPPVLVLPEIMQGTGFNVQHDDEIYHLGTDDLYLVGTSEVALAGYHKDEIIDLSEGPLRYSGYSSCFRREAGSYGKDTRGIIRVHQFNKVEMFSYCRPEDAHEEHQRLLGWEREMLGLVEVPYRVIDIAGGDLGMSAARKFDCEGWVPSQNCYRELTSTSNCTTFQARRLNVRYRDENGKPQVAATLNGTLATTRWLVAIMENHQQEDGAIVVPEALRPYIGLEIIEPR, encoded by the coding sequence GTGATCGATCTTAAATTCTTGCGTGAAAACCCTGATGCCGTCCGCACCTCGCAGCGTACCCGTGGGGAGAACCCTGCGCTGGTGGACGATCTGTTGGTAGCTGACGAATCGCGGCGTGCCGCTATCCAGTCCGCGGACGCCCTCCGCAACGAGCAAAAGACCTTCGGCAAGAAGATCGGCGCATCCTCTCAGGAGGACCGTCCCGCCCTGCTGGCGGAAGCGAAGGGGCTGGCCGCCAAGGTGAAAGAGGCGGAGGTAGCGCAGCGCGAGGCCGAAGCTAAGGTGGAGGAGCTGCAGCGCCTGCTTCCCAATATGGTGGAGGACGGTGCCCCGGCTGGCGGCGAGGATGACTTCGTGGTGCTGGAGGAAGTGGGCACGGTTCCCGAGTTTTCCTTCCCGGTACGCGACCACTTGGAGCTGGCCGAGATGTGCGACATCCTGGACATGCAGCGTGGCGTGAAGGTGTCTGGCTCCCGCTTCTACTTCTTGAAGGGTGCGGGTGCGCTGCTGGAGATGGCGCTCACCCAGTTGGCGGTAAAGAAGGCGGTGGAGCATGGCTTCACCATGATGATTCCGCCTGTGCTGGTACTCCCGGAGATCATGCAGGGCACGGGCTTTAACGTGCAGCATGACGACGAGATCTACCATCTGGGGACGGATGACCTGTACTTGGTGGGGACCAGTGAGGTAGCACTGGCCGGCTACCACAAGGATGAGATCATTGATCTGTCCGAGGGTCCGCTGCGCTACTCCGGCTACTCCAGCTGCTTCCGCCGTGAGGCCGGCTCCTACGGTAAGGACACCCGCGGCATTATTCGCGTCCACCAATTCAATAAGGTGGAGATGTTTAGCTACTGCCGGCCGGAGGATGCGCACGAGGAGCATCAGCGTCTGCTGGGCTGGGAGCGTGAAATGCTGGGCTTGGTCGAGGTACCGTACCGGGTTATTGATATTGCCGGTGGGGACTTGGGTATGTCCGCGGCCCGTAAGTTCGACTGTGAGGGCTGGGTGCCTAGCCAGAACTGCTACCGCGAGTTGACCTCCACGTCGAACTGCACGACCTTCCAGGCTCGCCGCCTGAATGTGCGTTACCGCGATGAGAATGGTAAGCCCCAGGTTGCTGCTACCCTCAATGGCACTTTGGCGACGACGCGCTGGCTGGTGGCCATTATGGAGAATCATCAGCAGGAGGATGGGGCCATTGTGGTGCCGGAGGCGCTGCGCCCCTACATTGGCCTCGAGATTATCGAACCCCGCTAA
- a CDS encoding DUF5926 family protein — MAKKNKNTADLPAGMSRRQAKLAARAAARAALAVDPRPFHTTGVECDLIAMREFVASAAFDITIDGETVRICTILPGAVAAHRLEEQFGGLRMVGVQSAQPSNYPASDIAAAIQWVLQAQPGDVLRTAGGTDTTPSLGTYLPADLHPQIDVYDDFNWWVPDTSTLDPQTAQSIRAANDTMMISRRLDTATGAAWWVDTREKGHVRWVRPENEDDMFTALARLHAAHQLTLGEGSRYAGMFRAYGLLVPVFDVDRTQPADHWQAALDTLGDTMEKALAATDPLTAAERNSRNLLNSRQVTIR; from the coding sequence ATGGCTAAGAAGAACAAGAACACCGCCGATCTGCCCGCTGGAATGAGTCGCCGCCAGGCCAAACTCGCCGCCCGCGCCGCCGCCCGCGCCGCCCTCGCCGTCGATCCGCGCCCCTTCCACACCACCGGAGTTGAGTGCGACCTCATCGCCATGCGGGAGTTCGTCGCTTCAGCCGCCTTCGACATCACCATCGACGGTGAAACTGTCCGCATCTGCACCATCCTCCCCGGCGCCGTCGCCGCTCACCGCCTCGAAGAACAATTCGGCGGGCTCCGCATGGTAGGTGTCCAATCTGCCCAACCCTCCAACTACCCCGCCAGCGACATCGCCGCCGCCATCCAATGGGTCCTTCAGGCGCAACCCGGCGACGTCCTCCGCACCGCCGGCGGCACCGACACCACCCCTTCCCTTGGCACCTACCTGCCTGCCGATCTCCACCCCCAGATCGACGTCTACGACGACTTCAACTGGTGGGTACCCGACACCAGCACCCTCGACCCACAAACTGCACAGAGCATCCGCGCCGCCAACGACACCATGATGATCTCCCGCCGCCTCGACACCGCCACCGGTGCCGCCTGGTGGGTCGATACCCGCGAAAAAGGCCACGTGCGCTGGGTTCGCCCCGAAAACGAAGACGACATGTTCACCGCCCTTGCCCGTCTCCACGCCGCCCACCAACTCACTCTTGGTGAAGGATCCCGCTACGCCGGTATGTTCCGCGCCTATGGTCTCCTCGTCCCCGTCTTCGATGTCGACCGCACCCAACCTGCTGACCACTGGCAGGCCGCCCTCGATACCCTTGGTGACACCATGGAGAAAGCGCTCGCCGCCACCGACCCTCTCACCGCCGCAGAACGCAACTCTCGCAACCTCCTCAACTCTCGCCAAGTCACCATCCGCTAG